The [Actinobacillus] rossii genome contains a region encoding:
- the scrB_1 gene encoding sucrose-6-phosphate hydrolase: protein MLNDPNGLIWDGEKYHLFYQWFPFDAIHGMKHWKHYTTRDFIHFEHAQDLIPDEQFESHGCYSGGALLVGDKIACFYTGNTRRPSDNQRVPFQNLAIFDKNGKLLSNVH from the coding sequence TTGCTCAATGATCCCAATGGATTAATTTGGGATGGAGAGAAATATCACTTGTTTTATCAATGGTTTCCATTTGATGCTATTCACGGTATGAAACATTGGAAACATTACACCACACGAGATTTCATTCACTTTGAACACGCGCAAGATCTTATTCCTGACGAACAGTTTGAAAGTCACGGTTGTTATTCAGGCGGCGCATTATTAGTGGGCGACAAAATTGCTTGTTTCTATACGGGTAACACACGCCGTCCAAGTGATAATCAACGTGTGCCGTTTCAAAATCTGGCCATTTTCGATAAAAACGGCAAATTGCTTTCAAACGTCCATTAA
- a CDS encoding aminoimidazole riboside kinase, with the protein MPNKIWVLGDAVVDLIPDGDMHYLKCAGGAPANVAVGVARLGVPSAFIGRVGKNLCNKRCIMKL; encoded by the coding sequence ATGCCAAATAAAATTTGGGTTCTTGGCGATGCCGTTGTGGATCTTATTCCTGATGGCGATATGCATTATTTAAAATGTGCAGGTGGCGCGCCTGCTAATGTTGCAGTAGGCGTAGCCCGTTTAGGTGTACCGAGCGCATTTATTGGCCGTGTAGGTAAGAATTTATGCAACAAACGCTGCATAATGAAGCTGTAA
- the purA gene encoding adenylosuccinate synthetase has protein sequence MGKSVVILGAQWGDEGKGKIVDLLTDRVKYVVRYQGGHNAGHTLIINGEKTVLRLIPSGILRDNVTCLIGNGVVLSPSALMQEMGELESRGIKVRERLLISEACPLILPYHVAMDHAREVALGNNKIGTTGRGIGPAYEDKVARRGLRVSDLFDKEKFATKLKNVLDYYNFQLVHYYKSEAVDYQKTLDDVLAIRDVILSMVADVSTILDTARKNGDNILFEGAQGAMLDIDHGTYPFVTSSNTTAGGVATGAGFGPRNIDYVLGIIKAYCTRVGGGPFTTELFDEVGAEIARKGNEFGAVTGRPRRCGWFDAVAIRRAIQVNSISGFCMTKLDVLDGFDEVKICVGYKLPNGEVVDYAPLSAKDWEGVEPIYESMPGWKENTFGVTEYDKLPKAVHNYVKRIEEVTGVPVAILSTGPDRVETMILQDPFAV, from the coding sequence ATGGGTAAAAGTGTTGTCATCCTTGGCGCTCAATGGGGCGATGAAGGCAAGGGTAAAATCGTTGATTTATTAACCGACCGTGTAAAATATGTCGTTCGCTACCAAGGCGGCCATAATGCAGGTCATACTTTAATTATCAATGGCGAAAAAACGGTATTACGTTTAATTCCAAGCGGTATTTTACGCGACAATGTGACCTGTTTAATCGGTAACGGTGTGGTACTTTCACCTTCCGCATTAATGCAAGAAATGGGCGAATTAGAAAGCCGTGGTATCAAAGTTCGTGAACGTTTATTAATTTCTGAAGCTTGTCCATTAATTCTGCCTTACCACGTAGCCATGGATCACGCGCGCGAAGTCGCACTTGGCAATAACAAAATCGGTACCACAGGTCGTGGTATTGGTCCGGCTTATGAAGACAAAGTGGCACGCCGTGGTTTACGTGTTAGCGATTTATTTGATAAAGAGAAATTTGCTACAAAATTAAAAAATGTATTGGATTACTACAACTTCCAACTCGTTCATTATTACAAATCGGAAGCGGTTGATTATCAAAAAACCTTGGATGATGTATTGGCTATTCGTGACGTAATCTTAAGTATGGTGGCAGATGTCAGCACAATCTTAGATACTGCACGCAAAAATGGTGACAATATTTTATTCGAAGGCGCACAAGGCGCAATGCTAGATATCGACCATGGTACCTATCCATTCGTAACTAGCTCAAATACCACCGCTGGCGGTGTTGCAACCGGTGCAGGCTTTGGTCCGCGCAACATTGATTATGTATTAGGTATCATCAAAGCTTACTGTACGCGTGTTGGTGGTGGTCCATTCACTACGGAATTATTCGATGAAGTAGGCGCGGAAATTGCTCGTAAAGGGAATGAATTTGGTGCTGTTACAGGTCGTCCACGCCGTTGTGGTTGGTTCGATGCAGTCGCTATTCGTCGTGCAATTCAAGTGAACTCAATCAGCGGTTTTTGCATGACCAAACTCGATGTGTTAGACGGTTTTGACGAAGTCAAAATCTGCGTAGGTTACAAATTACCAAATGGCGAAGTCGTGGATTATGCGCCACTTTCAGCAAAAGATTGGGAAGGCGTTGAACCAATCTACGAAAGTATGCCGGGTTGGAAAGAAAATACCTTTGGTGTCACTGAATACGATAAATTGCCAAAAGCCGTTCATAATTACGTCAAACGCATTGAAGAAGTAACAGGCGTTCCTGTTGCTATTCTTTCAACAGGTCCAGACCGTGTAGAAACGATGATTTTACAAGATCCGTTTGCAGTATAA
- the ydjH_4 gene encoding aminoimidazole riboside kinase, whose product MQQTLHNEAVNTDYMYLDPDHRTSTVVVGLDKGERSFTFMVNPSADQFLSVSDLPEFKTGEWLHCCSIALINEPTRSATLTAMKNIRTAGGKVSFDPNLRESLWKSQAEMIEVVNQAVALADVLKFSEEELTLLTGTNTLEKAFEKVTALYPEKLIIVTMGKDGALFNLNGDSEIVAGKALQPVDTTGAGDAFVGGLLAGLSLNDNWQTLDVLKQIIRQANACGALATMAKGAMSALPNQQQLKVFLAN is encoded by the coding sequence ATGCAACAAACGCTGCATAATGAAGCTGTAAATACTGATTATATGTATCTTGATCCTGATCATCGCACATCCACGGTGGTGGTTGGGTTAGACAAAGGGGAACGCAGTTTTACCTTTATGGTCAACCCAAGTGCGGATCAATTTTTAAGCGTTTCTGACTTGCCTGAATTCAAAACTGGTGAATGGTTACACTGTTGCTCTATCGCCTTAATCAACGAACCAACGCGCTCGGCAACGTTAACCGCAATGAAAAATATCCGCACGGCTGGCGGTAAAGTATCATTCGATCCCAATTTACGTGAAAGTTTGTGGAAATCACAAGCTGAAATGATCGAGGTGGTAAACCAAGCTGTTGCGTTAGCAGATGTGCTTAAATTCTCTGAAGAAGAATTAACTTTATTAACAGGCACAAACACCCTTGAAAAAGCCTTTGAAAAAGTGACCGCACTTTATCCAGAAAAACTAATTATTGTCACCATGGGCAAAGATGGTGCGCTGTTCAATCTCAATGGAGATAGCGAAATCGTCGCCGGTAAAGCGTTACAACCTGTGGATACCACGGGTGCAGGCGATGCTTTCGTGGGGGGATTGCTGGCGGGCTTATCACTTAATGATAACTGGCAAACGCTAGATGTGTTAAAGCAGATTATCCGTCAAGCAAATGCTTGTGGCGCCCTTGCCACGATGGCAAAAGGTGCGATGTCGGCATTACCCAACCAACAACAGCTAAAAGTATTTTTAGCTAATTAA
- the scrB_2 gene encoding sucrose-6-phosphate hydrolase, translated as MTDRTILLAWIGQPDLTYPTDEYKWHSMLTMPRELHIEQGKIYQNLVALQTVQVENYAEIVQLDRAYIKFDAQQQSFKLDFFNNEKGETLMLSYDGKLLYLDRANTEQTDWMKKFDSQRYCEIARLEQVEIFFDRSVCEIFLNRGEKAMTSRFFIRDRQNVVKSDRTLSLEIAQPKAIQIK; from the coding sequence ATGACCGATCGCACGATCTTGCTCGCTTGGATTGGGCAACCTGATTTAACTTATCCAACAGATGAATACAAATGGCATTCTATGCTAACAATGCCACGCGAATTGCATATCGAACAAGGCAAAATCTATCAAAATCTCGTCGCACTTCAAACTGTTCAAGTGGAAAACTACGCGGAAATTGTGCAGTTAGACCGTGCTTATATTAAATTTGATGCGCAACAACAGTCATTTAAATTGGACTTCTTCAACAACGAAAAAGGTGAAACTCTCATGCTTTCCTATGACGGCAAACTGCTTTACTTAGACCGAGCTAATACAGAACAAACGGATTGGATGAAAAAATTTGACAGCCAACGTTATTGCGAAATTGCACGACTTGAGCAAGTAGAAATCTTCTTCGATCGCTCTGTGTGTGAAATTTTCCTTAACCGCGGAGAAAAAGCGATGACTTCACGTTTTTTTATTCGTGATCGTCAAAATGTCGTCAAATCTGACCGCACTTTAAGCTTAGAAATTGCACAACCAAAAGCAATTCAGATCAAATAA
- the pntB gene encoding pyridine nucleotide transhydrogenase produces the protein MSFGLVTAAYIIAAILFIMSLAGLSKHETAKAGCWYGIVGMGIALVATIFGPQSQGTLWILIAMAVGGYLGVRKALKVEMTEMPELVAILHSFVGLAAVLVGFNSWGLHVEAIPPANLDEVALAAFHAEQATLANIHNVEVFLGIFIGAVTFSGSLVAFGKLSGKLFGRKVSSSALNLPHKHKLNLAALVVSALLMVAFLNNPHNIFPVLVMTAIALAFGWHLVASIGGADMPVVVSMLNSYSGWAAAAAGFMLSNDLLIVTGALVGSSGAILSYIMCKAMNRSFISVIAGGFGNDVQASKSDEEYGEHRETTAEEVAEMLKNASSVIITPGYGMAVAQAQYPVAEITAKLREKGINVRFGIHPVAGRLPGHMNVLLAEAKVPYDVVLEMDEINDDFEDTDVVLVIGANDTVNPAALDDPSSPIAGMPVLEVWKAQNVIVFKRSMAVGYAGVQNPLFFKENTQMLFGDAKERVDDILKAL, from the coding sequence ATGTCTTTTGGTTTAGTCACAGCGGCATATATTATTGCAGCCATTCTTTTCATTATGAGCTTGGCAGGCCTTTCTAAACACGAAACTGCAAAAGCCGGTTGCTGGTACGGTATCGTGGGGATGGGGATTGCACTTGTGGCAACGATTTTCGGTCCACAATCACAAGGTACACTTTGGATCCTAATTGCGATGGCTGTGGGCGGCTATCTTGGCGTACGCAAAGCCTTAAAAGTCGAAATGACAGAAATGCCGGAATTAGTGGCAATTCTTCACAGCTTTGTGGGTTTAGCGGCAGTTTTAGTCGGTTTTAATAGCTGGGGCTTACACGTCGAAGCGATACCACCTGCTAATTTAGATGAAGTCGCTTTAGCAGCATTCCACGCAGAACAAGCCACTTTAGCGAATATCCACAATGTTGAAGTGTTCTTAGGAATCTTCATCGGTGCGGTAACTTTCTCAGGTTCATTAGTGGCATTTGGTAAATTAAGCGGCAAATTATTTGGCCGCAAAGTGTCATCAAGTGCGTTAAATTTACCACACAAACATAAACTAAATTTAGCCGCACTTGTGGTTTCTGCGCTCTTAATGGTGGCGTTCTTAAATAACCCACATAATATCTTCCCAGTATTAGTCATGACTGCTATCGCATTAGCTTTTGGTTGGCACTTAGTGGCTTCTATCGGTGGTGCAGATATGCCAGTGGTGGTGTCAATGCTTAACTCTTATTCAGGTTGGGCAGCGGCGGCAGCAGGCTTTATGTTAAGCAACGACTTACTTATCGTAACGGGGGCATTGGTCGGTTCTTCTGGTGCAATCCTTTCTTACATTATGTGTAAAGCGATGAACCGCTCATTTATCAGTGTAATTGCTGGCGGTTTCGGTAACGACGTTCAAGCAAGTAAAAGCGATGAAGAATACGGCGAACACCGTGAAACCACTGCGGAAGAAGTAGCAGAAATGCTTAAAAATGCAAGTTCTGTGATCATCACGCCAGGATACGGTATGGCGGTTGCGCAAGCACAATATCCGGTGGCTGAAATTACAGCAAAATTACGTGAAAAAGGTATTAACGTTCGCTTTGGTATCCATCCAGTTGCAGGACGTTTACCAGGTCATATGAACGTATTACTTGCAGAAGCAAAAGTACCTTACGATGTGGTATTAGAAATGGACGAAATCAATGATGATTTCGAAGATACTGATGTGGTACTGGTTATCGGTGCGAACGATACCGTAAACCCGGCAGCATTAGACGATCCATCAAGCCCAATCGCTGGTATGCCGGTTCTTGAAGTATGGAAAGCACAAAACGTTATCGTATTCAAACGCTCAATGGCGGTGGGATACGCAGGTGTACAAAACCCATTGTTCTTCAAAGAAAATACCCAAATGTTATTTGGTGATGCGAAAGAACGTGTGGATGATATTTTGAAAGCGCTTTAA
- the sfsA gene encoding sugar fermentation stimulation protein A → MQLPPLQSATLIRRYKRFMADVQLPTQEQITLHCANTGAMTGCGEKGDTVWFSDSKSTTRKYPCSWELTELLNGNLICINTHRSNQLVYEALQNKLILELADYSQITPEVKYGEENSRIDFLLQGNGLPDCYVEVKSITLVKNNIGMFPDAVTTRGQKHLRELMAMKKQGHRAVVLFAGLHNGFDCFKIAEYIDPDYDKLFKQALREGVEAYAYAGKFEKTGEIPTALSLSQAVPFI, encoded by the coding sequence ATGCAACTTCCTCCACTTCAATCGGCTACGCTTATTCGTCGTTACAAACGTTTTATGGCGGATGTTCAACTCCCTACTCAGGAACAAATCACTTTGCATTGCGCTAACACAGGTGCAATGACAGGTTGTGGTGAAAAAGGCGATACAGTTTGGTTTTCCGATTCCAAAAGTACCACGCGAAAATACCCTTGCTCATGGGAACTCACTGAATTACTGAATGGAAATTTAATCTGTATCAATACACATCGTTCTAATCAATTAGTTTATGAGGCATTACAAAATAAACTAATTTTAGAGCTTGCTGACTATAGTCAAATCACACCTGAAGTAAAATATGGTGAAGAAAATAGTCGTATTGACTTTTTGTTACAAGGCAACGGATTGCCTGATTGTTATGTAGAAGTAAAATCCATTACCTTAGTAAAAAATAATATCGGCATGTTTCCTGATGCTGTCACTACACGCGGACAAAAACATTTACGCGAATTAATGGCGATGAAAAAACAAGGACATCGCGCAGTAGTATTATTTGCGGGGCTTCACAATGGCTTTGATTGCTTTAAAATTGCGGAATACATCGATCCTGATTACGACAAATTATTCAAACAAGCACTAAGAGAAGGAGTTGAAGCTTATGCTTATGCAGGAAAATTTGAAAAAACAGGCGAAATTCCCACCGCACTTTCCTTAAGCCAAGCTGTGCCATTCATCTAA
- a CDS encoding sucrose-6-phosphate hydrolase — protein MHIFNNGKYKSIHAATAGELAQIESAVKKDKDFDRTIISPRQQVCSMIPMD, from the coding sequence ATGCATATCTTCAATAATGGAAAATACAAATCGATTCACGCAGCTACAGCTGGCGAATTAGCGCAAATTGAAAGTGCGGTGAAAAAAGATAAAGATTTCGACCGCACTATCATCTCACCACGCCAACAGGTTTGCTCAATGATCCCAATGGATTAA
- the yfeA gene encoding iron (chelated) ABC transporter, periplasmic-binding protein, whose product MRILMIISAMLCAMLSLSAQGKFKVITTFTVIQDIAQNVAGEAAVVESITKPGAEIHDYEPTPKDIAKAQSADLILWNGLNLERWFERFFQGIQKDTPSVVVTEGIKPISIVEGPYQGMPNPHAWMSPSNALIYIENIKNAFVKYDPDNAETYRKNAQIYAEKIKQLDQPLREKLALIPQSQRWLATSEGAFSYLASDYGFKEIYLWPINAEQQGTPQQVKRLIDLVRQHQVPVVFSESTISPKAAQQVAKESGAKYGGVLYVDSLSTAKGAVPTYIDLLQVTVSTIVKGFEP is encoded by the coding sequence ATGCGTATATTAATGATTATTAGTGCGATGTTATGTGCGATGTTGAGTTTATCTGCACAAGGAAAATTTAAGGTGATTACAACCTTTACCGTCATTCAAGATATTGCCCAAAATGTCGCGGGTGAGGCTGCTGTCGTGGAGTCTATCACTAAACCTGGTGCAGAAATTCATGACTATGAACCTACACCGAAGGATATTGCGAAAGCACAATCAGCGGATTTGATTCTGTGGAATGGGTTGAATTTAGAACGTTGGTTTGAGCGCTTTTTCCAGGGAATACAAAAAGATACACCTTCCGTTGTGGTGACAGAAGGAATTAAACCTATTTCAATTGTTGAGGGGCCTTATCAGGGAATGCCGAATCCTCATGCTTGGATGTCACCTTCTAATGCGTTAATTTATATTGAAAACATTAAAAATGCTTTTGTGAAATATGATCCTGATAACGCAGAAACTTATCGTAAAAATGCGCAAATTTATGCAGAGAAGATTAAGCAATTAGATCAGCCTTTGCGTGAAAAACTGGCATTGATACCACAATCACAACGTTGGTTAGCCACGAGTGAAGGGGCATTTAGCTATTTGGCAAGCGATTATGGTTTCAAGGAAATTTATTTATGGCCGATCAATGCTGAGCAACAAGGAACGCCACAACAAGTCAAACGCTTGATTGATTTGGTTCGACAACATCAGGTTCCCGTAGTCTTTAGTGAAAGCACGATTTCCCCAAAAGCCGCACAACAAGTGGCAAAAGAAAGTGGGGCAAAATATGGTGGTGTGTTGTATGTGGATTCATTATCTACAGCAAAGGGAGCGGTACCTACATATATTGATTTATTACAAGTCACAGTCAGCACGATTGTGAAAGGATTTGAGCCATAA
- the tyrS gene encoding tyrosyl-tRNA synthetase: protein MTDMNTVLAELKRGVDQIYSEQDLIEKLKENRPLRVKLGADPTAPDIHLGHTVVLNKLRQFQQFGHEVYFLIGDFTGMVGDPSGKNSTRPPLSREDVLRNAETYKEQIFKILDPQKTKIVFNSEWLSKLGTEGMIRLASNYTVARMLEREDFKNRFTNQMPIAIHEFIYPLLQGHDSVELQADIELGGSDQTFNLLVGRELQKSAGQKPQVAITLPLLVGLDGEKKMSKSLGNYIGVTEAPNEMFGKIMSISDDLMWDWYSLLSFRPLTEIAQLKADVGAGKNPRDVKILLAKEIITRFHDETAANAAEQEFINRFQKGAMPDEMPEFTFEGEMGLATLLKEASLVPSTSEAIRSAQQGGVKIDGEKVEDVRQNAPKGTFVYQVGKRKFARVTVK from the coding sequence ATGACTGATATGAATACTGTTCTCGCGGAACTAAAGCGCGGTGTCGATCAAATTTACTCTGAACAAGATTTAATCGAAAAACTGAAAGAAAACCGTCCATTACGTGTAAAATTGGGCGCTGACCCAACCGCACCAGATATTCACTTAGGTCACACAGTCGTGCTTAATAAATTGCGTCAATTCCAACAATTTGGTCACGAAGTTTATTTCTTAATCGGTGATTTCACTGGTATGGTCGGCGATCCGTCAGGCAAAAATAGCACACGTCCACCATTAAGCCGTGAAGATGTATTACGCAATGCTGAAACCTATAAAGAACAGATTTTTAAAATTTTAGATCCACAAAAAACCAAAATTGTTTTTAACTCCGAATGGTTGAGCAAATTGGGAACTGAAGGCATGATCCGCTTAGCGAGTAACTACACCGTTGCCCGTATGTTGGAACGTGAAGACTTCAAAAACCGTTTTACCAACCAAATGCCGATTGCTATTCATGAGTTTATCTATCCATTATTGCAAGGTCACGACTCAGTAGAATTACAAGCAGATATTGAATTAGGTGGTAGCGATCAAACGTTCAATTTGTTGGTTGGGCGTGAATTACAAAAATCAGCAGGTCAAAAACCGCAAGTAGCTATTACATTACCTTTACTTGTCGGTTTAGATGGCGAGAAAAAAATGTCTAAATCATTGGGCAACTACATTGGTGTAACCGAAGCACCAAACGAAATGTTTGGCAAAATTATGTCGATCTCTGATGATTTAATGTGGGATTGGTATAGCTTACTTTCATTCCGTCCATTAACTGAAATTGCCCAACTTAAAGCTGATGTTGGAGCTGGTAAGAATCCGCGTGATGTGAAAATTTTATTGGCTAAAGAAATTATCACACGTTTCCACGATGAAACGGCAGCCAACGCTGCTGAACAAGAGTTTATTAACCGTTTCCAAAAAGGGGCAATGCCTGATGAAATGCCTGAATTTACCTTTGAAGGTGAAATGGGCTTAGCGACTTTATTAAAAGAAGCGAGTTTAGTGCCTTCAACGTCCGAGGCAATTCGCAGTGCGCAACAAGGTGGTGTGAAAATTGATGGCGAAAAAGTGGAAGATGTACGTCAAAATGCACCAAAAGGGACATTTGTTTATCAAGTCGGTAAACGTAAATTCGCTCGTGTCACAGTGAAATAA
- the yfeB_2 gene encoding iron (chelated) transporter, ATP-binding protein → MNSTNSDVSATIDVNSVTVRYNNGHTAIHDVSFQLQGGTTCALVGVNGSGKSTLFKSLMGLVKPQQGEIRLCGLTIEQALKRNLVSYVPQTEDVDWHFPVSVYDVVMMGRYGYMNFLRIPSAVDKENVQQAMERVNIVHLAERQIGELSGGQKKRVFLARALAQQSRIILLDEPFTGVDVQTENAIMDLLTQLRQEGHLILVSTHNLGSIPDYCDQVVMINRTVLATGKTETTFTQKNLELVFGGVLRHIKLLGSDLHDDEDQRSVTLLADDELPAVFYGQTKNDPPAPMTKGCCDHADKPSD, encoded by the coding sequence ATGAATTCAACAAATTCCGATGTTTCTGCAACTATTGATGTGAATTCGGTGACCGTGCGTTATAACAACGGTCATACCGCCATTCATGACGTCTCTTTTCAGTTACAAGGCGGAACAACTTGCGCTTTGGTTGGGGTTAATGGAAGTGGTAAATCGACGTTATTTAAAAGCTTAATGGGATTAGTTAAGCCGCAGCAAGGTGAAATTCGATTGTGCGGTTTAACAATTGAACAAGCGTTAAAACGAAACTTGGTGTCTTATGTGCCACAAACAGAAGATGTCGATTGGCATTTTCCGGTTTCCGTTTATGATGTGGTGATGATGGGACGTTATGGTTATATGAATTTTCTACGAATCCCAAGTGCGGTAGATAAAGAAAACGTTCAGCAAGCCATGGAAAGAGTGAATATTGTGCATCTCGCCGAGCGTCAAATTGGGGAATTGTCCGGTGGGCAAAAAAAACGTGTTTTTTTAGCGCGGGCGTTAGCACAGCAAAGCCGAATTATTTTGTTAGATGAGCCTTTTACGGGTGTTGATGTCCAAACGGAAAATGCCATTATGGATTTATTGACGCAATTGCGACAAGAAGGGCATTTGATTTTAGTTTCTACCCATAATTTGGGATCAATTCCAGATTATTGCGATCAGGTTGTGATGATTAATCGTACCGTATTGGCAACAGGAAAAACCGAAACGACCTTTACACAGAAAAATCTTGAATTGGTTTTTGGTGGTGTGCTACGTCATATTAAATTATTGGGTAGTGATTTGCATGATGATGAAGATCAACGTTCAGTAACCCTGTTAGCTGATGATGAATTACCGGCTGTTTTTTATGGGCAAACCAAAAACGATCCTCCGGCACCTATGACGAAAGGTTGCTGTGATCATGCGGATAAACCTAGTGACTAG
- the pntA gene encoding NAD(P) transhydrogenase subunit alpha: protein MLIGVPRELLNGETRVAATPKTVEQIKKLGFDVIVENDAGFKASFEDSAFVHAGAAVGSQQEVWNADIIFKVNAPTEAEIALIKEGATLVSFIWPAQNPDLMEKLSAKKINVLAMDAVPRISRAQALDALSSMANISGYRAVIEAANMFGSFFTGQITAAGKVPPAKVLVIGAGVAGLAAIGAANSLGAIVRAFDSRPEVKEQVKSMGADFLEIDFEEEGGSGDGYAKVMSEEFNRRAMALYAEQAKEVDIIITTAAIPGKPAPRLITKEMVDSMKPGSVIVDLAAATGGNCEYTKAGEVVITENQVKVIGYTDFPARLPTQSSQLYGTNLVNLLKLLAPNKDGVIDINFEDVVLRGVTVIRDGEVTWPAPPIQVSAQPQQKQAVAPVEKKEEKPADPRKKYGAMAVAGALFLWIASVAPAAFLSHFTVFVLACVVGYYVVWNVSHALHTPLMAVTNAISGIIIVGAVLQIRQPTGNLFIDILAFIAILVASINIFGGFKVTQRMLAMFRKG from the coding sequence ATGTTAATTGGTGTACCTAGAGAACTGTTAAACGGTGAAACTCGTGTGGCGGCAACGCCAAAAACTGTTGAGCAGATTAAGAAACTAGGCTTTGATGTCATCGTGGAAAACGATGCCGGTTTTAAAGCGAGTTTCGAAGATAGTGCTTTCGTACATGCAGGTGCGGCTGTTGGTTCACAACAAGAAGTGTGGAATGCAGACATTATTTTTAAAGTGAATGCACCAACAGAGGCTGAGATTGCTTTAATTAAAGAGGGAGCAACGCTGGTTAGTTTTATTTGGCCTGCGCAAAATCCGGATTTAATGGAAAAATTGTCAGCGAAGAAAATCAATGTGTTAGCAATGGATGCCGTGCCGCGTATTTCTCGGGCACAAGCGTTAGATGCATTGTCTTCGATGGCAAATATTTCAGGTTATCGTGCTGTGATTGAAGCTGCAAATATGTTCGGTAGTTTCTTTACTGGGCAAATTACTGCTGCAGGTAAAGTGCCACCAGCTAAAGTATTAGTTATTGGTGCGGGCGTTGCTGGTTTGGCTGCAATAGGTGCAGCAAATAGCCTAGGTGCGATTGTGCGTGCTTTTGACTCTCGTCCTGAAGTAAAAGAGCAAGTGAAATCTATGGGTGCTGATTTCTTAGAAATCGACTTTGAAGAAGAAGGCGGCTCAGGTGATGGTTATGCTAAAGTGATGTCGGAAGAATTTAACCGTCGTGCTATGGCACTTTATGCTGAACAAGCAAAAGAAGTGGATATTATTATTACCACAGCCGCAATCCCTGGTAAACCGGCACCGCGCTTAATCACGAAAGAAATGGTGGATTCAATGAAACCGGGTTCTGTGATTGTGGACTTAGCGGCGGCAACAGGCGGTAACTGCGAATATACTAAAGCAGGTGAAGTGGTGATTACCGAAAACCAAGTGAAAGTCATTGGTTATACGGATTTCCCAGCGCGTTTACCAACACAATCATCTCAATTATACGGTACAAACTTAGTTAATTTATTGAAATTATTAGCACCAAATAAAGATGGTGTGATCGATATTAACTTTGAAGATGTGGTGTTACGTGGCGTAACTGTTATTCGTGATGGCGAAGTCACTTGGCCAGCTCCACCAATTCAGGTTTCAGCTCAACCTCAACAAAAACAAGCGGTAGCCCCTGTCGAGAAGAAAGAAGAAAAACCAGCGGATCCTCGCAAAAAATATGGCGCAATGGCAGTTGCTGGCGCATTGTTCCTATGGATTGCCTCTGTTGCACCAGCAGCATTCTTATCACACTTTACCGTCTTCGTGTTGGCTTGTGTGGTAGGTTACTACGTGGTGTGGAACGTGAGCCACGCATTACATACCCCGTTAATGGCGGTAACAAATGCGATTTCAGGCATTATTATCGTCGGGGCAGTGTTACAAATTCGCCAACCAACAGGCAACTTATTTATTGATATTCTTGCCTTTATTGCGATTTTAGTGGCGAGCATCAATATCTTTGGTGGCTTTAAAGTCACACAACGTATGTTGGCAATGTTTAGAAAAGGTTAA